A stretch of the Poseidonibacter parvus genome encodes the following:
- the rsmG gene encoding 16S rRNA (guanine(527)-N(7))-methyltransferase RsmG, whose product MNLQELLEQNDFSFDSKFYKDCNIFVGLLQQWGKVHNLSGRLSTEDINENILDSIYPLKFIAEYKSFADIGTGAGYPGLLLAIANRDCKAYLIEPRVKRVAFLNFVKASLKLDNLTVICDRVEKVEDLKVDLITSRAVTNTALLLDITKNIINENPSYLFYKGSMLNEELEVAKVNQNYKIVNRNDRNYLYIKGK is encoded by the coding sequence ATGAACTTACAAGAACTTTTAGAACAAAACGATTTTAGTTTTGATAGTAAATTTTACAAAGATTGTAATATCTTTGTAGGATTATTACAACAATGGGGTAAAGTTCATAATTTAAGTGGACGATTAAGTACTGAAGATATTAATGAAAATATTTTAGATTCGATATATCCTTTAAAATTTATTGCAGAATATAAAAGCTTTGCAGATATAGGAACAGGGGCTGGTTATCCTGGACTTTTACTAGCTATTGCAAATAGAGACTGTAAAGCTTATTTAATAGAACCAAGAGTTAAGAGAGTTGCATTTCTAAATTTTGTAAAAGCTTCTTTAAAACTTGATAATCTAACTGTAATTTGTGATAGAGTTGAGAAGGTAGAAGATTTAAAAGTAGATTTGATTACTTCAAGAGCTGTTACAAATACAGCACTTTTATTAGATATTACAAAAAATATTATTAACGAGAATCCTTCATATTTATTTTATAAAGGTAGCATGTTAAACGAAGAATTAGAAGTAGCAAAAGTTAATCAAAATTATAAAATAGTCAATAGAAATGATAGAAACTATTTATATATAAAAGGTAAGTAA
- a CDS encoding response regulator transcription factor, with protein sequence MNLNLLKTLKILIVEDEVKIASLLKDALNDYFHKVFIAKDAQEGLKRFKTNKPDIVITDIMMPITDGLEMTILIKEIDELTPIIVLSAHSDKEKLLKAIDIGINKYFIKPFDPDEVLEHINKIAPTLNKRRKVKLKDGFVFDNNSTTLYKDGVLISLTKREKEFFYLLLKHQNEVVEASTIKETIWEEEVNDERLRTFIKRLRLKTSRDLIQNASGQGYLISPSNI encoded by the coding sequence ATGAATTTAAACTTATTAAAAACACTAAAAATACTAATTGTTGAAGATGAAGTTAAAATTGCAAGTTTATTAAAAGATGCATTAAATGATTACTTTCATAAAGTATTTATTGCAAAAGACGCGCAAGAGGGTTTAAAAAGATTTAAGACAAATAAACCTGATATTGTAATAACAGATATTATGATGCCAATAACTGATGGCTTAGAAATGACTATTTTAATAAAAGAAATAGATGAATTAACTCCAATTATTGTTCTAAGTGCACATTCAGATAAAGAAAAACTGCTAAAAGCTATTGATATAGGAATAAATAAATATTTTATAAAGCCTTTTGATCCTGATGAGGTATTAGAGCATATTAATAAAATTGCACCAACATTAAATAAACGAAGAAAAGTTAAATTAAAAGATGGTTTTGTTTTTGATAATAATTCCACTACATTGTATAAGGACGGGGTATTGATAAGTTTAACGAAAAGAGAAAAAGAGTTTTTTTACTTATTATTAAAACATCAAAATGAAGTTGTAGAAGCTTCAACAATAAAAGAAACGATTTGGGAAGAAGAAGTAAATGATGAAAGGCTTAGAACCTTTATAAAAAGATTAAGACTAAAAACTTCAAGAGACTTAATACAAAATGCTTCTGGTCAGGGTTATTTAATTTCTCCAAGTAATATTTAA
- the argF gene encoding ornithine carbamoyltransferase, protein MRHFLTLADYTKEEILEILELAKQIKEETKNKDFKEYMPKQTLGMIFEKSSTRTRVSFETGIYQLGGVGLFLSSNDIQLGRGEPLSDTSRVISSMVDMVMIRTFGHEKIEEFTKYSKVPVINGLTTEYHPVQLMADYMTIQEAGLDKDLVVAYVGDGNNLAHSWLNLCAKIGFELRIATPKGYEVNAEILEKALEMAKLSGAKITIGNNPKDAVKDATVVTTDTWVSMGQEDEKEQRLKDFDGYIVDQKMMNLAQDKAIFLHCLPAYRGYEVSEEVMEGSQSLIFEEAENRLHAQKGVMVWLDRKRNS, encoded by the coding sequence ATGAGACATTTCTTAACATTAGCAGATTATACAAAAGAAGAGATTCTTGAGATATTAGAACTTGCTAAGCAAATCAAAGAAGAGACTAAAAACAAAGACTTCAAAGAGTATATGCCAAAGCAAACTTTAGGAATGATATTTGAAAAAAGTTCTACAAGAACTAGAGTATCTTTTGAAACTGGTATTTACCAATTAGGTGGAGTAGGACTTTTCCTTTCATCAAATGATATACAACTTGGACGTGGTGAACCTTTAAGTGATACTTCAAGAGTAATTTCAAGTATGGTAGATATGGTTATGATTAGAACTTTTGGACATGAAAAAATTGAAGAATTTACAAAGTATTCAAAAGTTCCTGTAATAAATGGTTTAACAACAGAGTACCATCCAGTTCAATTAATGGCTGATTATATGACAATTCAAGAAGCAGGTTTGGATAAAGACTTAGTAGTAGCATATGTAGGTGATGGAAATAATCTTGCTCATTCATGGTTAAACTTATGTGCAAAAATAGGATTTGAACTTAGAATTGCAACACCTAAAGGTTACGAGGTTAATGCTGAGATTTTAGAAAAAGCTTTAGAGATGGCAAAACTTTCAGGTGCTAAAATCACTATTGGAAATAATCCTAAAGATGCGGTAAAAGATGCAACAGTTGTTACAACTGATACTTGGGTTTCAATGGGACAAGAAGATGAAAAAGAGCAAAGACTTAAAGACTTTGATGGTTATATTGTTGACCAAAAGATGATGAATTTAGCTCAAGATAAAGCTATTTTCTTACACTGTTTACCAGCATACAGAGGTTACGAAGTAAGTGAGGAAGTAATGGAAGGCTCTCAAAGTTTAATTTTTGAAGAAGCAGAAAACAGACTACATGCACAAAAAGGTGTAATGGTTTGGTTAGATAGAAAGAGAAACTCTTAA
- the hemB gene encoding porphobilinogen synthase — MFKRFRRLRINETLRNLVQETTVTPDDFIYPLFVREGVGIKNEVSSMPGVFQMSIDEILKECEYLISIDLKSIILFAIPDVKDSVGSECLCNESIISRTIRAIKEKFPQMFVVTDLCFCEYTDHGHCGILDPKTQTVDNDKTLEISAQQAIVHAKAGADMIAPSGMMDGIITTLRTALDENGYENLPIMAYSTKFASGYYGPFRDVAESTPSFGDRRTYQMNPANRLEAIEESLQDEKEGADILMVKPALAFLDVIRDIRNETKLPLCVYNVSGEYAMLKNAGAAGLIDYERVMMETLMGFKRAGANIIITYHAKEACELMKKA, encoded by the coding sequence ATGTTTAAACGATTTAGAAGACTAAGAATAAATGAAACTTTAAGAAATCTAGTGCAAGAAACTACAGTTACACCAGATGACTTTATATATCCACTGTTTGTACGCGAAGGAGTTGGCATTAAAAATGAAGTATCTTCAATGCCTGGAGTATTTCAAATGAGTATTGATGAAATACTAAAAGAGTGTGAGTACTTAATTAGTATTGATTTAAAATCAATTATCCTTTTTGCAATTCCTGATGTAAAAGATTCAGTAGGAAGTGAGTGTTTATGTAATGAAAGTATTATTTCTAGAACAATAAGAGCTATAAAAGAAAAGTTCCCTCAAATGTTTGTTGTAACTGATTTATGTTTTTGTGAATATACAGACCATGGACATTGTGGAATACTAGATCCTAAAACACAAACAGTTGATAATGATAAAACATTAGAAATTTCAGCTCAACAAGCAATAGTACATGCAAAAGCAGGTGCTGATATGATTGCACCTTCAGGAATGATGGATGGAATTATCACAACACTTAGAACTGCATTAGATGAGAATGGATATGAAAACTTACCTATTATGGCTTATTCAACTAAATTTGCAAGTGGTTATTATGGACCATTTAGAGATGTTGCTGAATCAACACCATCTTTTGGAGATAGAAGAACTTATCAAATGAATCCAGCAAATAGACTTGAAGCTATTGAAGAATCATTACAAGATGAAAAAGAAGGTGCTGATATCTTAATGGTTAAACCAGCCCTTGCATTTTTAGATGTAATTAGAGATATTAGAAATGAAACAAAATTACCATTATGTGTATATAACGTAAGTGGAGAGTATGCAATGCTTAAAAATGCAGGAGCAGCAGGTTTAATTGATTATGAAAGAGTTATGATGGAAACTCTAATGGGCTTTAAAAGAGCTGGAGCAAATATAATCATAACTTACCATGCTAAAGAAGCTTGTGAGTTAATGAAAAAAGCATAG
- the nrdD gene encoding anaerobic ribonucleoside-triphosphate reductase yields the protein MNKQEVLDANENKRTRCMVYTRVMGYHRPVESFNIGKKAEHKQRVKFVESKNCL from the coding sequence ATGAACAAACAAGAAGTGCTTGATGCAAATGAAAATAAAAGAACAAGATGTATGGTTTATACAAGAGTTATGGGTTATCACAGACCTGTTGAGAGTTTTAATATTGGAAAAAAAGCTGAACATAAACAAAGAGTAAAATTTGTTGAATCAAAGAATTGTTTATAA
- the glyS gene encoding glycine--tRNA ligase subunit beta, protein MNKPLLIEIGVEELPAIPFLKELPNIEKKWSDILEKNRLLCDFEFYYTPRRLVLWHKEFQLAQEDSVVEQFGAPVKIAFKDGEPTGAALGFAKKCGVDVSELDRIDQGKGEVLYFKKEVKGSAAKDLLNDMVNEFMKSLNFGKSMRWGDRSDSFIRPIRSLSIVLDHEVVEGELFGVKSSNFSFAHRMVSYEPFSYSFAGDYFAKLDNNGVILYPDERKERILSQMKDIETKHGVKIDIDEELLEEVVAITEYPTALIGKFDLEFLELPEEVIVTSMKEHQRYFAVYKDGVLTNNFIVVSNSKTEDFGFIIEGNEKVLRPRLADGMFFYKNDIANGLSNEGLKKLTFVEGLGSMYEKSQREAKIANHLAILFDEEKKELIEKAVMLSKADLMSEMVFEFTELQGLMGYYYAKLAGEDEAVYTALKEQYLPDGEDSELPSSTFSSIIALSYKLDNLMGLFSVGKIPTGSKDPFGLRRASAGIVKIAIEHKLPIDLSKIIDALASNYEGLDKKQLVEFFNDRLFKIFEVNPSVLKAVLGSGETDIYEISQKLCALNPIVQSDSFKEYSSTFKRVANIIKDVNLDVTLTINESLLEDDAEKELVSKYNEVTSKSYVTYDEELEALFAMKPELDTFFEKVFVNHEDEAIKANRKNTIALVYQAFKKIADIKEITI, encoded by the coding sequence ATGAATAAACCATTACTAATTGAAATTGGTGTAGAAGAATTACCAGCCATTCCATTTTTAAAAGAGTTACCAAATATTGAAAAAAAATGGTCGGATATATTAGAAAAGAATAGATTATTATGTGATTTTGAATTTTATTATACTCCAAGAAGATTAGTATTATGGCATAAAGAGTTTCAATTAGCTCAAGAAGATTCAGTAGTTGAACAATTTGGAGCTCCTGTTAAAATAGCTTTTAAAGATGGTGAACCAACAGGTGCTGCACTTGGATTTGCTAAAAAATGTGGTGTTGATGTTTCAGAACTTGATAGAATTGATCAAGGTAAAGGTGAAGTTCTTTACTTTAAAAAAGAAGTAAAAGGAAGTGCTGCAAAAGATTTACTAAACGATATGGTAAATGAATTTATGAAATCACTTAACTTTGGAAAATCTATGAGATGGGGAGATAGAAGTGATTCTTTCATTAGACCTATTAGATCTTTATCTATTGTATTAGATCATGAAGTAGTTGAGGGTGAATTATTTGGTGTTAAATCATCAAACTTCTCATTTGCTCATAGAATGGTTTCTTATGAGCCATTCTCATACTCTTTTGCAGGTGATTATTTTGCTAAACTTGATAACAATGGTGTTATTTTATATCCTGATGAAAGAAAAGAAAGAATTCTTTCTCAAATGAAAGATATAGAAACAAAACACGGTGTTAAAATTGATATTGATGAAGAACTACTTGAAGAAGTAGTTGCTATTACTGAATATCCAACTGCTTTAATTGGTAAGTTTGATTTAGAGTTTCTTGAGCTTCCTGAAGAAGTAATTGTAACATCTATGAAAGAACACCAAAGATACTTTGCAGTTTATAAAGATGGTGTTTTAACAAACAATTTTATTGTTGTATCAAATTCTAAAACAGAAGACTTTGGATTTATTATTGAAGGTAATGAAAAAGTATTAAGACCAAGACTTGCTGATGGAATGTTCTTTTACAAAAACGATATTGCAAATGGGTTATCTAATGAAGGACTTAAAAAGCTTACTTTTGTTGAAGGTTTAGGTTCAATGTATGAAAAATCTCAACGTGAAGCAAAAATTGCAAATCATTTAGCTATTTTATTTGACGAAGAAAAGAAAGAATTAATTGAAAAAGCTGTAATGCTTTCAAAAGCTGATCTTATGTCAGAAATGGTATTTGAATTTACTGAACTTCAAGGTTTAATGGGTTACTACTATGCAAAACTAGCAGGTGAAGATGAAGCAGTATACACAGCACTAAAAGAGCAATATTTACCTGATGGTGAAGACTCAGAACTTCCATCAAGTACTTTCTCTTCAATTATTGCACTTTCATATAAACTTGATAACTTAATGGGATTATTCTCTGTTGGAAAAATTCCAACAGGTTCAAAAGATCCATTTGGTCTAAGACGTGCATCTGCAGGTATTGTAAAAATTGCAATTGAGCATAAATTACCAATAGACTTATCAAAAATCATTGATGCATTAGCTTCTAATTATGAAGGTTTAGATAAAAAACAATTAGTTGAATTCTTTAATGATAGACTATTTAAAATCTTTGAAGTTAATCCTTCTGTTTTAAAAGCAGTTTTAGGAAGTGGTGAAACTGACATTTACGAGATTTCACAAAAATTATGTGCTTTAAATCCAATTGTACAAAGTGATTCATTTAAAGAGTATTCTTCAACATTTAAAAGAGTTGCAAATATCATTAAAGATGTTAACTTAGATGTTACTTTAACTATTAATGAATCATTACTAGAAGATGATGCAGAAAAAGAGCTTGTGTCTAAATACAATGAAGTAACTTCAAAATCATATGTTACATATGATGAAGAACTAGAAGCATTATTTGCAATGAAGCCTGAACTTGATACTTTCTTTGAAAAAGT
- the ribA gene encoding GTP cyclohydrolase II: protein MNIIQSNIANLPTKHGNFRIKAYTQDNQEHLAIMSEDFENIQIPYVRVHSECLTGDALGSLKCDCQNQLNLSLDFIGENGGLVIYHRQEGRNIGLLNKVNAYCLQDKGRNTIEANLELGFKEDERNYKIVKHIFNDLNIKKIKLITNNPHKIEYIKSIGVEIVERIPAITEVNKHNIDYLNTKKDQMGHML, encoded by the coding sequence ATGAATATAATACAATCAAATATTGCAAACCTGCCTACAAAACATGGAAATTTTAGAATAAAAGCTTATACACAGGACAATCAAGAACATTTAGCAATTATGAGTGAGGATTTTGAAAATATACAAATACCTTATGTACGAGTTCACTCAGAATGCTTAACAGGTGATGCACTAGGAAGTTTAAAGTGTGATTGCCAGAATCAATTAAATTTATCATTAGATTTTATAGGGGAAAATGGTGGTTTAGTAATATACCATAGACAAGAAGGAAGAAACATAGGCTTACTAAATAAAGTGAATGCTTATTGTTTACAAGATAAAGGTAGAAATACTATAGAAGCTAACTTAGAGTTAGGCTTTAAAGAAGATGAGAGAAATTATAAAATAGTAAAACATATTTTTAATGATTTAAATATCAAAAAAATTAAACTAATTACTAATAACCCTCATAAAATAGAATATATAAAAAGTATTGGGGTTGAAATAGTTGAAAGAATTCCTGCTATTACAGAGGTTAATAAACACAATATTGATTACCTAAATACAAAAAAAGATCAAATGGGGCATATGCTGTAA
- a CDS encoding PP0621 family protein, whose product MILKILAIAAVLFLVYIIFFKKNREKDIIKKKDVKYEDEMVECPTCKTYISTKESIVSNGKYYCSKDCLANK is encoded by the coding sequence ATGATTTTAAAAATATTAGCAATAGCGGCAGTTTTATTTTTAGTATATATAATCTTTTTTAAGAAGAACAGAGAAAAAGATATTATAAAAAAGAAAGATGTTAAATATGAAGATGAAATGGTTGAATGTCCAACATGTAAAACATATATTTCAACAAAAGAATCAATTGTAAGTAATGGAAAATATTACTGTTCAAAAGATTGTTTAGCTAATAAATAG
- a CDS encoding PAS domain-containing sensor histidine kinase: MSNTYQDAIENSNIVSKTDINGIITFVNDEFCKICGYTRDELLGQNHNIVRHPDALCSDFEALWKTILSKQSYKATVKNLCKNGNTVYLNTTITPILDDEANIKEFIAIRYDVTKEKQLQKDLEEKQKILFMQSRMASLGQMIANIAHQWRQPLTELNLTLYNMKKASLKKDEQKVDLLYKDSITLIKNMSNTIEDFTNFFNPKKDKEIFIIKDAINEAVNILNKVIIQEQIDIKITIFEDCKALGVSNELVQVIINLIQNAKDAFIVNNIINKKISIVLKDEIIDNINYACIYVEDNALGINKESIDKIFEPYFTSKHKSQGIGLGLFMSKMIIEKSLNGRIEHKNIKDGSKFSILIPNN; encoded by the coding sequence ATGAGCAATACTTATCAAGACGCAATTGAAAATTCAAATATAGTATCAAAAACTGATATTAACGGAATTATCACTTTTGTAAATGATGAGTTTTGTAAAATCTGCGGATATACAAGAGATGAACTTCTAGGTCAAAACCATAATATAGTAAGACATCCAGATGCACTCTGTTCAGATTTTGAAGCATTATGGAAAACAATACTTTCAAAGCAATCTTACAAGGCAACTGTTAAAAATCTTTGTAAAAATGGCAACACTGTTTATTTAAATACTACAATTACTCCTATTTTAGATGATGAAGCAAATATAAAAGAGTTTATAGCAATAAGATATGATGTTACAAAAGAAAAACAACTTCAAAAAGATTTAGAAGAAAAACAGAAAATTCTCTTTATGCAATCAAGAATGGCTTCACTTGGTCAAATGATTGCAAATATAGCACATCAATGGAGACAACCTTTAACTGAGTTAAATCTTACTTTATACAATATGAAAAAAGCATCATTAAAAAAAGATGAACAAAAAGTTGATTTGCTTTACAAAGATAGCATTACTTTAATAAAAAATATGTCTAATACAATAGAAGATTTTACAAATTTTTTCAATCCTAAAAAAGATAAAGAAATTTTTATAATAAAAGATGCAATAAACGAAGCTGTAAATATATTAAATAAGGTAATAATACAAGAGCAAATTGATATTAAGATTACTATTTTTGAAGATTGTAAAGCTTTAGGGGTATCAAATGAGTTAGTTCAAGTTATCATAAACCTAATTCAAAATGCAAAAGATGCATTTATTGTTAATAACATTATAAATAAAAAAATCAGTATAGTTTTAAAAGATGAAATTATTGATAATATAAATTATGCTTGTATTTATGTAGAAGATAATGCTTTAGGAATAAATAAAGAATCTATTGATAAAATATTCGAACCTTATTTTACTAGTAAACATAAATCACAAGGTATAGGGTTAGGACTTTTTATGTCAAAGATGATTATTGAAAAAAGTTTAAATGGAAGAATAGAACATAAAAATATTAAAGATGGTTCAAAATTTAGTATTTTAATACCAAATAATTAA
- a CDS encoding ribonucleoside triphosphate reductase, which produces MIEEILKRDGSKQKFEAYKIEDVIKNAFKSVNIVYSQAVFFNVIELIKQKRVVAVEDIQDIIEKELYKARYFEVMKSFIVYRHLHKIQREQVLQLETDTTYINSSQTIQEYINGSDWRIKANSNTGYSHAGLINNSAGKVIANYWLDKVYSKEEGYAHRNADYHIHDLDCLSGYCAGWSLRVLLDEGFNGVRGRVESSAPKHFREALGQMANFLGILQSEWAGAQAFSSFDTYLAPYVFKDKLSYSEIKKAVRSFIYNLNVPARWGQSPFTNITIDWTVPQDLKDQIPTSNQEHLLKDVKDDELLEAIKQKGYSTFEQLTYKDFQKEMNLINKAYYEVMTQGDKTGQPFTFPIPTVNITEDFDWYGENTDILFENTAKIGSSYFQNFIGSQYIKDENGKLIPNDKAYKPGHVRSMCCRLQLDLRELLKRGGGLFGSAEMTGSIGVVTINMARLGFLYKQDINGLLKRLEELMFLAKSTLEKKRVFVQDMYDRGLFPYTQRYLPGFNNHFSTIGVNGMNEMIKNYFENDTDLSSELGNTFCSEILDFMRDKMIEFQEETGNLYNLEATPAEGTTYRFAKEDKKRYENIIQAGSEDNIYYTNSSQLPVDFTDDPFEALSLQDELQCKYTGGTVLHLYMNEKLSSIDACRKFVKNTISNFKLPYITVTPLFSVCEKHGYLNGEHEFCPKCDEEILAKEKSNEQTRSA; this is translated from the coding sequence ATGATTGAAGAGATTTTAAAAAGAGATGGTTCAAAGCAAAAATTTGAAGCATATAAAATAGAAGATGTAATAAAAAATGCATTTAAAAGTGTTAATATTGTTTACTCACAAGCAGTTTTTTTTAATGTTATTGAGTTAATTAAACAAAAAAGAGTCGTAGCAGTTGAAGATATTCAAGATATTATTGAAAAAGAGTTATATAAAGCTAGATATTTTGAAGTAATGAAATCTTTTATTGTTTATAGACATTTACATAAAATACAAAGAGAACAAGTTTTACAACTTGAAACAGATACTACATATATAAATTCAAGTCAAACTATACAAGAGTATATAAATGGTTCTGACTGGCGTATTAAAGCCAATTCAAATACTGGATATTCACATGCGGGACTTATAAATAATAGTGCAGGAAAAGTTATTGCAAACTATTGGCTTGATAAAGTTTATTCAAAAGAAGAAGGATATGCACATAGAAATGCTGATTATCATATACATGATTTGGATTGTTTAAGTGGTTATTGTGCGGGTTGGTCTTTAAGGGTTTTACTTGATGAAGGTTTTAATGGTGTTAGAGGTAGAGTTGAAAGTTCTGCTCCAAAGCATTTTAGAGAAGCTTTAGGACAAATGGCAAACTTTTTGGGAATATTACAAAGTGAATGGGCAGGAGCTCAAGCTTTTTCTTCTTTTGATACTTATTTAGCACCTTATGTTTTTAAAGATAAACTCTCATACAGTGAAATAAAAAAAGCTGTTAGATCATTTATTTATAATTTAAATGTTCCAGCACGTTGGGGACAAAGCCCTTTTACAAATATTACAATTGATTGGACAGTTCCACAAGATTTAAAAGATCAAATTCCTACTTCAAATCAAGAACATCTATTAAAAGATGTTAAAGATGATGAACTATTAGAAGCAATTAAACAAAAAGGCTACTCTACTTTTGAGCAATTAACATACAAAGATTTTCAAAAAGAGATGAATCTTATTAACAAAGCTTATTATGAAGTAATGACTCAAGGTGATAAAACAGGTCAACCTTTTACTTTCCCAATTCCAACAGTAAATATTACAGAAGATTTTGATTGGTATGGTGAAAATACTGATATATTATTTGAAAACACTGCAAAAATAGGGTCTTCATATTTTCAGAATTTTATTGGAAGTCAATATATAAAAGATGAAAATGGAAAACTAATACCAAATGATAAGGCATATAAACCAGGTCATGTAAGATCAATGTGTTGCAGATTACAGCTTGACTTAAGAGAGTTACTAAAACGTGGTGGTGGTCTTTTTGGAAGTGCTGAAATGACAGGAAGTATTGGTGTTGTAACTATAAATATGGCTAGACTTGGCTTTTTATATAAGCAAGATATTAATGGTTTATTAAAAAGATTAGAAGAGTTAATGTTTTTAGCTAAATCAACACTAGAGAAAAAAAGAGTATTTGTTCAAGATATGTATGATAGAGGACTTTTCCCTTATACACAAAGATATCTACCTGGCTTTAATAATCATTTCTCAACAATTGGTGTAAATGGTATGAATGAGATGATTAAAAACTACTTTGAAAATGACACTGATTTATCAAGTGAACTTGGAAATACTTTTTGTAGTGAAATTTTAGATTTTATGAGAGATAAAATGATTGAGTTTCAAGAAGAAACTGGAAATCTTTATAATCTTGAAGCAACACCTGCTGAAGGGACTACTTATAGGTTCGCAAAAGAAGATAAAAAAAGATATGAAAATATTATTCAAGCAGGTAGCGAAGATAATATTTATTATACAAATTCATCACAATTACCAGTAGATTTTACTGATGATCCTTTTGAAGCCTTAAGCTTACAAGATGAACTACAGTGTAAATACACAGGAGGAACAGTTTTACATCTTTATATGAATGAAAAATTGTCTTCAATAGATGCTTGTAGAAAATTTGTAAAAAATACAATTTCTAATTTTAAATTACCATATATAACAGTTACACCGCTATTTTCAGTATGTGAAAAACATGGTTACTTAAATGGAGAACATGAATTTTGCCCAAAATGTGATGAAGAAATCTTAGCAAAGGAGAAAAGTAATGAACAAACAAGAAGTGCTTGA
- a CDS encoding anaerobic ribonucleoside-triphosphate reductase activating protein, with translation MNQRIVYNLTKFTTTDYVGHLSCVIWFIKCNFRCEYCYNDDLVYSKTGNYSLDECLEFLKTRVGLLDAVVLSGGEASIHNLVDFCIELKKLGFKIKLDTNGTNPKQIKKLISLNLIDYMAIDFKATKEKFYEITKTNMYDEYIKTIKYLIKINFDFEIRTTVHSQLLNSDDINEMITVLENIGYKNTYYLQNFLQTPTNIGDIKEESIFNKDDIKSNTLNITWRN, from the coding sequence TTGAATCAAAGAATTGTTTATAATCTAACTAAGTTTACAACAACTGATTACGTAGGACACTTGTCTTGCGTAATTTGGTTTATAAAGTGTAACTTTAGATGTGAGTATTGCTATAACGATGATTTAGTTTACTCTAAAACTGGTAACTACTCATTAGATGAATGCTTAGAGTTTTTAAAAACTAGAGTAGGGTTATTAGATGCAGTTGTATTATCAGGTGGTGAAGCTAGTATTCATAATTTAGTTGATTTTTGTATTGAGCTTAAAAAGCTTGGCTTTAAAATTAAACTAGATACAAATGGAACAAACCCAAAACAAATAAAAAAATTAATTTCTTTAAATTTGATTGATTATATGGCCATTGATTTTAAAGCAACAAAAGAAAAGTTTTATGAAATTACTAAAACTAATATGTATGATGAATATATAAAAACTATAAAATATTTAATAAAAATTAACTTTGATTTTGAAATTAGAACGACGGTCCATTCACAACTTTTAAACAGTGATGATATAAATGAGATGATTACTGTATTAGAAAATATTGGATATAAAAATACTTATTATTTACAAAACTTTTTACAAACCCCTACAAATATAGGAGATATTAAAGAAGAAAGTATATTTAATAAAGATGATATTAAATCAAATACTTTAAATATTACTTGGAGAAATTAA